In a genomic window of Mucilaginibacter sp. KACC 22063:
- a CDS encoding carboxypeptidase-like regulatory domain-containing protein, which yields MIKRYSKNHNIFRSATVIILFVLLAALRVNAQGLLDKQVTINYDRQRIAEVLNEIGRQGHFYFSYEGKLLPKDSVIALHVAGKVSDILTSLFHNRFAYEERKNYLIITSQLRQFSMINTDITDENSSYSVSGLVADERTGERLMNASVYEKQQLASTLTDEHGYFRLKLKNSNTGTIRITVSKLHYKDTAINFLQTVSVNSRNNAKDYMNVHNRANGIERTGLGSLFISARQKIQSLNIPDFFAKRPFQVSLTPGLSTHGMFSPQVVNKFSLNLAGGYTAGVNGLEVGGLFNINKQDSRYLQLAGIFNLVGGNMTGLQLSGAHNLVLDTLRGVQLSLFTNKTEAQVSGLQMSALHNETRHLKGLQIGLVNVADTSDGASIGILNITRNGFYKVSYFVNDLANANIALKTGTHAFYSTLLTSVNLLPNKKFYALGLGIGHDFIFSDKVYLSAEANYHLANNTQWDNQWGQAKLLLNIQLTPHLSLVGGPTYNYYKYNHNWHVPGYENVTHAPEYSATLPIGTTQTRNWLSWEAGITYNGMFKPANKTIDNSQAWYLNVAATTGIGWDEPYRLVSGGELSLQRDLGSSLTGILSAGYTHIATDKDVKPVNIIPLQAGARLSMTKTLFIQAELGAAFGPSEEYPVYLNSDGSYVTYLKPYRALMYSISGGFSFRSGLEAGLKFEDYGVQSQYKQFALRLGYRLKLSK from the coding sequence ATGATAAAACGCTACTCAAAAAATCATAACATATTCAGGTCAGCAACAGTAATCATATTATTTGTTCTGTTAGCAGCTTTAAGAGTAAATGCCCAGGGGCTTTTAGATAAGCAGGTCACTATTAATTACGATCGACAGCGTATTGCGGAGGTGCTGAATGAAATTGGCCGTCAGGGTCACTTTTATTTCTCTTATGAGGGAAAGCTGCTCCCCAAAGACAGTGTGATTGCGCTGCATGTAGCCGGCAAAGTATCAGACATCCTTACATCTCTTTTTCATAACCGGTTTGCCTATGAGGAGCGAAAGAATTATCTGATTATTACATCACAGCTACGACAGTTTTCGATGATCAATACGGATATTACAGACGAAAACAGCTCATATTCGGTTAGCGGACTGGTTGCCGATGAGCGAACCGGTGAAAGGCTGATGAACGCCAGTGTTTACGAAAAGCAGCAACTGGCTTCTACGCTTACTGATGAGCACGGCTATTTCCGCCTGAAACTTAAAAACAGTAATACGGGTACTATTCGAATTACCGTAAGTAAACTGCACTACAAAGATACCGCCATCAACTTTTTGCAAACTGTATCGGTCAATAGCAGAAACAATGCGAAGGACTATATGAATGTCCACAACCGGGCTAATGGCATTGAACGGACCGGCTTAGGAAGCCTGTTTATCTCTGCCCGGCAAAAGATACAAAGTTTAAACATTCCGGATTTCTTTGCCAAACGCCCCTTTCAGGTTTCTTTAACCCCGGGACTAAGCACGCATGGTATGTTCAGTCCGCAGGTAGTGAATAAATTTTCACTCAACCTGGCGGGTGGTTATACTGCAGGTGTAAACGGGCTTGAAGTCGGTGGGCTGTTTAACATTAATAAACAAGATTCGAGATACCTGCAATTGGCAGGCATATTTAACCTTGTTGGTGGTAACATGACGGGCTTACAACTATCCGGAGCCCATAACCTGGTACTGGATACCCTTAGGGGTGTTCAACTGTCGCTGTTTACAAATAAAACCGAAGCGCAGGTATCAGGCTTGCAAATGAGTGCGCTGCACAATGAAACCCGGCATCTGAAAGGCCTGCAGATAGGCTTGGTAAACGTTGCCGATACGTCTGATGGAGCCAGTATAGGGATCCTTAATATCACACGTAACGGTTTTTATAAAGTTTCTTATTTCGTTAATGATTTAGCCAACGCAAATATTGCCCTTAAAACAGGGACACATGCTTTTTACAGCACCCTGCTGACCAGCGTTAATCTGTTACCCAACAAAAAGTTTTATGCATTAGGCCTGGGGATAGGACACGATTTCATATTCAGCGACAAAGTATACTTATCAGCCGAGGCAAACTATCATTTAGCTAATAATACACAGTGGGATAATCAATGGGGACAAGCGAAACTGTTGCTTAACATACAGCTTACACCTCACCTGAGCTTGGTGGGCGGCCCCACTTATAACTATTATAAATATAATCATAACTGGCATGTACCAGGATATGAAAATGTAACTCATGCCCCTGAATATTCGGCAACATTACCCATCGGAACAACACAAACCAGAAATTGGTTAAGCTGGGAAGCCGGGATAACTTATAACGGCATGTTCAAACCGGCAAATAAGACCATTGATAATTCGCAGGCATGGTACTTGAATGTGGCAGCTACAACTGGTATAGGATGGGATGAGCCGTATCGATTGGTGTCTGGCGGCGAACTTTCTCTACAACGCGATTTAGGCTCCAGTCTTACCGGGATATTATCAGCAGGATACACACATATAGCTACAGATAAGGATGTGAAGCCAGTTAATATAATCCCCCTTCAGGCAGGCGCCCGGCTTAGTATGACCAAAACGTTGTTTATACAGGCCGAACTTGGTGCTGCATTTGGACCAAGTGAAGAATATCCTGTTTATTTAAATTCAGATGGTTCCTACGTTACATATCTTAAACCCTACCGTGCTTTAATGTACAGCATCTCCGGCGGTTTTAGCTTCCGTAGCGGACTGGAAGCCGGACTAAAGTTTGAAGATTATGGAGTGCAATCCCAATACAAGCAGTTTGCATTACGACTGGGCTACCGGTTAAAGCTTAGTAAATAA
- a CDS encoding FecR domain-containing protein yields the protein MKIDDDILITYLLGETTEGQRAQVEAWLKADTANERRLEQFRLIWQVSNSSDLNETFDAKASLERFKQKTLDRQKNTAKILPLKWSYTWLKIAAALFVIVGGGWWLWTQRPASQLQLTTARLEVKVDTLSDGSVITLNQNTVFKYPEVFKSQQRTVELREGEAFFNVAHQVNKPFIINAGKISIQVLGTSFNVKNKNGKVEVIVETGMVAVIKAGKTVMLRPHEKLSIASVNDRMVKSYNTNQLYQYYRTHEFVADDTPLLQMVNTLNEAYDSHIVIKNPKLYGLLLNTTFKNESLDDILDIISRTFNVKVVKVDSTIILK from the coding sequence ATGAAAATAGATGACGATATATTAATTACTTACCTGCTTGGTGAAACTACTGAAGGGCAGCGCGCGCAGGTAGAAGCCTGGTTAAAAGCAGATACTGCCAATGAGCGTCGTTTGGAACAGTTCAGGTTAATTTGGCAGGTAAGTAACAGCAGTGACTTGAACGAAACATTTGATGCAAAAGCATCTTTAGAAAGGTTCAAACAAAAAACGCTGGATCGGCAGAAAAATACAGCCAAAATACTGCCATTAAAGTGGTCATATACATGGCTGAAGATAGCTGCCGCACTGTTTGTGATAGTCGGTGGTGGATGGTGGTTATGGACACAGCGGCCGGCATCGCAGCTACAACTGACCACTGCCCGTCTGGAGGTGAAAGTCGATACACTGTCAGATGGGTCTGTCATCACTTTAAATCAAAACACTGTTTTTAAATATCCAGAAGTATTTAAAAGCCAACAAAGGACAGTGGAACTTCGTGAGGGCGAAGCTTTCTTTAATGTGGCACATCAGGTTAATAAACCTTTTATCATTAATGCGGGAAAAATCAGCATACAAGTACTGGGCACATCCTTTAACGTTAAAAATAAAAATGGCAAAGTAGAAGTTATTGTAGAAACCGGCATGGTAGCTGTAATAAAAGCCGGTAAAACTGTGATGCTCAGGCCGCATGAAAAACTAAGCATCGCTTCAGTTAATGATCGCATGGTTAAGTCTTACAATACCAATCAACTTTATCAATACTACCGTACCCATGAATTTGTGGCAGACGATACGCCGTTATTACAGATGGTGAATACCTTAAATGAAGCATATGACAGTCACATTGTGATCAAAAACCCTAAGCTTTACGGTTTATTGCTGAATACGACATTTAAAAACGAATCTTTAGATGATATTCTGGATATCATTAGCAGAACATTCAATGTGAAGGTAGTTAAAGTTGACAGTACTATTATTTTAAAATAA
- a CDS encoding RNA polymerase sigma-70 factor, which produces MYTNQNEQNPGMINLEADSPDFDNLYLTYFNALHRYAYTMVADKIIAEEMVHQVFWKILERKEGIQIHTSIKAYLYRSVYHECLNYFKHQKIKQAYESNAVNQEKSYSDHTVNKLQYKELEQKVKMAINGLPEQCRTIFQLSRFEELKYAEIAHQLGLSVKTVETQMSRALKKLRVQLVDYLPLLMWFMLNYL; this is translated from the coding sequence TTGTATACCAATCAAAATGAGCAAAACCCCGGGATGATTAATCTGGAAGCAGATAGTCCGGATTTCGACAACCTTTACCTGACGTACTTTAACGCCTTACACCGATATGCTTATACGATGGTGGCTGATAAGATCATTGCTGAGGAGATGGTACATCAGGTGTTCTGGAAAATTTTGGAAAGAAAGGAAGGAATTCAGATCCATACTTCCATAAAGGCTTATCTGTACAGATCAGTCTATCACGAGTGCTTAAATTATTTTAAGCATCAAAAAATCAAACAAGCTTATGAATCAAATGCCGTGAACCAGGAAAAAAGCTACTCAGATCATACCGTTAACAAACTGCAATACAAAGAACTGGAGCAAAAGGTAAAAATGGCTATTAATGGGCTTCCGGAACAATGCCGCACCATATTTCAGCTCAGCCGTTTTGAGGAATTAAAATATGCTGAGATTGCACATCAGCTTGGATTATCGGTAAAAACAGTAGAAACGCAGATGAGCCGGGCACTTAAAAAACTCAGGGTACAGTTGGTTGATTATCTGCCGCTACTCATGTGGTTCATGCTCAACTATTTGTAA
- a CDS encoding NAD(P)H-binding protein: MEKMVSILGCGWYGQGLANALLRKGWLVKGSVTKYEKLALLQQQGIQPFLIDLQNLDSTIGLDDFFTCDTLIIACNVNLGNRANYLLEIQALIKKIKTSAIRKIIFISSVSVYGEPCMVVNEQSPPHPDTESAQLLLAAEELLLAETQLDVTILRFGGLIGPGRMPGKFLSGKKDIPNGLAPVNLIHLQDCIGLTQALINSKKMIRHLNGVSPDHPTRKDFYCLAAETEKLPLPDFVLDKHKWKEVNSLHGHNFYEYQVFNLTKWLFITNYR, translated from the coding sequence ATGGAAAAAATGGTCAGCATATTAGGTTGCGGATGGTATGGGCAAGGGTTAGCAAATGCTTTGCTACGAAAAGGCTGGTTGGTAAAAGGTTCAGTGACTAAGTATGAAAAGCTTGCATTGTTACAGCAGCAGGGGATTCAACCATTTTTGATTGATCTTCAAAATCTTGATAGCACTATCGGGCTTGATGACTTCTTTACTTGTGATACACTTATCATCGCCTGTAATGTTAACCTGGGTAACAGAGCAAATTATCTGTTAGAAATACAGGCTCTGATCAAAAAAATTAAGACCTCGGCAATAAGAAAAATAATTTTCATCAGTTCGGTAAGTGTTTATGGCGAACCATGCATGGTTGTAAATGAGCAAAGCCCCCCTCATCCTGATACTGAATCTGCGCAGTTATTATTAGCGGCTGAAGAGTTGCTTTTAGCCGAGACGCAGCTTGATGTTACCATCTTAAGATTTGGCGGACTTATAGGCCCCGGCCGTATGCCGGGAAAATTTCTTTCCGGTAAAAAGGATATCCCCAATGGCCTTGCACCGGTAAATTTGATCCATTTGCAGGATTGTATCGGCTTAACGCAAGCACTCATCAATTCAAAAAAAATGATCCGGCACCTAAACGGCGTTAGTCCGGATCATCCAACAAGGAAAGATTTTTACTGCCTTGCCGCCGAAACTGAAAAGCTACCATTACCAGATTTTGTCCTGGATAAGCATAAGTGGAAGGAAGTTAACAGTCTACATGGTCACAACTTTTATGAATACCAAGTCTTCAATTTAACTAAATGGTTGTTTATTACGAACTATCGATAG
- a CDS encoding class I SAM-dependent methyltransferase — protein sequence MMEIRQNGDFGLMTRQLTNWQGRKEWFFNREHTDTYEQWYEGRYKRAEVWQKKVMAQLLGKDPRIKELLEFGCGTTRFTRWWHEIGIDATGGDLSPFMLGQAVHLFKGDLVNADSHFMPFKDHTFDAVAFITTFEYYRDPVQVIREAARVGRHGIAFGMMNRNSPKVLRRRVQQLFGKNPFYVTATFYTPKLLIEKIEEALQGRSYSLEWTCTGLPEWFPVQQWSVPVGDFFGLYVKFSD from the coding sequence ATGATGGAAATCAGACAAAACGGCGATTTTGGTCTTATGACCCGGCAGCTAACCAACTGGCAGGGACGTAAAGAATGGTTTTTCAACCGCGAACACACAGATACTTATGAGCAATGGTACGAAGGGCGTTACAAGCGCGCCGAAGTGTGGCAAAAGAAAGTAATGGCGCAACTGCTGGGCAAGGATCCCCGCATAAAAGAATTGCTGGAATTTGGCTGCGGCACTACCCGCTTTACAAGATGGTGGCACGAAATAGGTATAGACGCAACCGGAGGAGATCTTTCTCCCTTTATGCTGGGACAGGCCGTTCACTTATTTAAAGGGGACCTGGTGAATGCCGACTCTCACTTTATGCCCTTTAAAGATCATACTTTTGATGCAGTAGCCTTTATTACCACTTTTGAATACTATCGCGATCCGGTACAGGTGATCCGCGAGGCTGCACGGGTTGGGCGGCATGGTATTGCGTTTGGCATGATGAACCGCAACTCGCCAAAAGTGCTGCGCAGGCGTGTACAGCAACTCTTCGGGAAAAATCCGTTCTATGTAACGGCAACCTTCTATACGCCGAAATTATTGATCGAAAAGATTGAAGAGGCACTGCAAGGGCGCTCTTATAGCCTGGAGTGGACTTGTACAGGTTTGCCCGAATGGTTCCCCGTTCAGCAATGGAGCGTACCGGTAGGCGATTTCTTTGGGTTGTATGTCAAATTCAGTGATTAA
- a CDS encoding AIR synthase family protein, with protein sequence MSATSGKISGGGFDEVILPRLGHPRHNVKRGAAFGVDVSLIDIGGGQGLALTSDPLSLIPTLGLAESAWLSVHLMANDMATTGFSPMYAQMVLNLPVSLSKEDFTRYWDYIHQYCDAIGVAITGGHTGSIEEQNSTIAGGGTMLLTAPINDILLSSNARQGDVIIVTKECALSSAAILAMSFPETVKNKLGNEIYNKACALFYETSSLPDALAAATTKQVTAMHDVTEGGVLGAVYEMAIASGLGVRVQNDLLPLGDAQQQITELFGIDARFCIGAGAMVMAVNPDGVQSVLACLAKNNIKATVIGEFADKQSGYILVKDGKEENMPYFERDPYWAAFFNALKRSWK encoded by the coding sequence ATGTCAGCAACATCTGGAAAGATTTCGGGCGGCGGTTTTGACGAAGTCATACTGCCGCGGTTGGGGCACCCACGCCATAACGTAAAACGGGGAGCAGCATTTGGTGTAGATGTATCATTGATAGATATTGGCGGTGGCCAGGGATTAGCCTTAACGAGCGATCCGCTGTCATTGATTCCCACTCTGGGTTTGGCAGAATCGGCATGGCTTTCGGTACATTTAATGGCCAATGACATGGCCACTACCGGTTTTTCGCCCATGTATGCCCAGATGGTGCTCAACCTGCCTGTTAGTTTAAGTAAAGAAGACTTTACCCGTTACTGGGATTACATCCATCAGTATTGTGACGCTATTGGTGTTGCTATCACGGGCGGGCATACCGGGAGCATTGAGGAGCAAAACTCCACCATTGCTGGCGGCGGTACCATGTTACTGACGGCGCCGATTAATGATATTTTACTGAGCAGCAACGCAAGGCAGGGTGATGTGATCATTGTGACCAAGGAATGCGCACTTTCTTCAGCTGCCATACTGGCAATGAGTTTTCCGGAAACAGTGAAGAATAAACTTGGCAATGAAATCTACAACAAGGCATGTGCGTTGTTCTATGAAACCTCTTCCTTGCCAGACGCCCTTGCCGCTGCAACTACAAAGCAAGTGACGGCCATGCATGACGTAACAGAAGGCGGGGTTTTGGGTGCCGTTTATGAAATGGCTATTGCTTCCGGTTTAGGCGTGCGTGTGCAAAATGATCTTTTACCATTGGGTGATGCACAGCAGCAAATAACCGAACTGTTTGGCATCGATGCACGTTTTTGTATAGGTGCCGGGGCTATGGTGATGGCGGTGAATCCTGATGGTGTACAATCGGTATTAGCCTGCCTGGCAAAAAATAACATTAAAGCTACGGTGATCGGGGAGTTTGCAGATAAGCAAAGCGGCTACATCCTGGTTAAGGATGGCAAAGAAGAAAACATGCCTTATTTTGAACGTGATCCCTACTGGGCAGCATTTTTTAACGCCCTTAAACGCAGCTGGAAATGA
- a CDS encoding thiamine phosphate synthase: MSNKQMITGGVYLVIDPGMESSLLLSKLSDALKGGLQAVQIWDHWLTGADKKLFIHAVAKLCSVYNVPLLIDNNWQLMMESPELDGVHFDGIPEDYDLIRNKVEKDFIAGITCSGDLDIVKWANEKRLNYVSFCAMFPSPSAGSCDIVMPSTVRQAKTMTDLPLFVSGGITPENTADLRKLITFDGVAVISGIMTADDPYLKVKQYKNALTG; this comes from the coding sequence ATGAGTAATAAACAGATGATAACAGGTGGTGTGTACCTGGTTATTGATCCAGGTATGGAAAGTTCATTGCTGTTATCTAAGCTGTCCGACGCATTAAAGGGAGGCTTACAGGCTGTGCAAATTTGGGATCATTGGCTTACTGGTGCTGATAAAAAACTCTTTATTCATGCTGTTGCCAAGCTTTGCAGCGTTTACAATGTGCCATTATTAATAGATAATAATTGGCAATTGATGATGGAATCACCGGAACTGGACGGTGTTCACTTTGATGGTATCCCGGAAGACTACGATCTGATTCGAAATAAAGTTGAAAAGGATTTCATAGCCGGAATTACCTGTTCGGGCGACCTGGACATCGTAAAGTGGGCTAATGAAAAACGCCTGAATTATGTATCCTTTTGTGCGATGTTTCCATCACCGTCTGCCGGTAGCTGCGATATTGTAATGCCTTCGACAGTAAGGCAGGCAAAAACCATGACTGATCTGCCTTTATTTGTATCAGGCGGCATCACGCCTGAAAACACCGCTGATCTGCGGAAACTGATCACTTTTGATGGCGTAGCTGTGATCTCTGGTATCATGACTGCGGATGACCCTTATCTAAAAGTTAAACAATACAAAAATGCCTTAACCGGCTAA
- a CDS encoding Trm112 family protein, producing the protein MKLTTIAKLCCPFDKHNLQLKTLAHDVEQNVIDGILTCTECKRNYPIIYGVPIMAPDEYRQIALEQLVIDRWKIAYGIEPLKLLP; encoded by the coding sequence ATGAAATTAACAACCATCGCTAAATTATGCTGCCCATTTGATAAGCATAACCTGCAACTGAAAACATTAGCGCACGATGTGGAACAAAATGTAATAGACGGCATATTGACCTGTACCGAGTGTAAAAGGAATTATCCGATTATTTATGGTGTGCCGATAATGGCCCCGGACGAATACCGCCAGATAGCCCTGGAACAGCTCGTCATAGATCGGTGGAAGATAGCTTATGGCATAGAGCCGTTAAAGTTACTACCCTAA